From the Paludisphaera mucosa genome, one window contains:
- a CDS encoding glycosyltransferase: MSLPSPGHAYPMAALGRKLQSKGHEVVVFQLPDYERRVREAGLEYREIGRTSYPPGSMREIDARLGRLKGMAALRYTIREVAGSTRMVLDDAPDAIRAAGVEALVVDQAQVAGGTVAERLGLPFVSVALALPLNVDAETPPFQFPWRHREGFAARLRNRAGHVLAQAMGWPVAKVIQSRRRAWGMPLLGGVNAAFSRLAQITQLPAALELPGRRVPPTFHYTGPWTDPAARAAVDFPWDRLDPVRPMVYVSMGTLQNQRLPVFLMIAQACAGLDLQLVISLGGGSDPAALGGLPGDPIVVGFAPQLELIGRARLTIGHGGLNTTLESLEKGVPTVVLPVTNDQPGVGVRVEHAGVGRSVPVARASADRIREAVRTVLDDPGYRERASALRASIEAADGLNRAADLVAAAFAAAGR; this comes from the coding sequence TTGAGCCTCCCATCGCCGGGACACGCCTATCCGATGGCGGCCCTGGGTCGCAAGCTCCAGTCGAAAGGGCACGAGGTCGTCGTCTTCCAGCTCCCGGACTACGAGCGGAGGGTGCGCGAGGCGGGCCTGGAATACCGCGAGATCGGCCGCACGTCCTACCCGCCCGGCTCGATGCGGGAGATCGACGCGCGGCTCGGCCGGCTCAAGGGGATGGCCGCCCTCCGTTACACGATCCGCGAGGTCGCCGGCAGCACGAGGATGGTCCTGGACGACGCCCCGGACGCGATCCGCGCGGCGGGCGTCGAGGCGCTCGTCGTCGACCAGGCCCAGGTGGCCGGCGGGACGGTCGCCGAGCGCCTGGGCCTGCCGTTCGTGAGCGTCGCGCTCGCGCTGCCGCTCAACGTCGACGCCGAGACGCCGCCCTTCCAGTTCCCCTGGCGCCACCGCGAGGGCTTCGCGGCCCGGCTGCGGAACCGGGCGGGGCACGTGCTCGCCCAGGCGATGGGCTGGCCGGTCGCGAAGGTGATCCAGTCTCGTCGGCGGGCGTGGGGGATGCCCCTCCTCGGCGGGGTGAACGCGGCCTTCTCGCGGCTGGCCCAGATCACGCAGCTCCCGGCAGCGCTGGAGTTGCCGGGCCGACGCGTGCCGCCGACCTTCCACTACACTGGGCCCTGGACCGACCCCGCGGCGCGGGCGGCCGTGGACTTCCCCTGGGATCGCCTCGACCCCGTCCGCCCCATGGTGTACGTCTCGATGGGGACGCTCCAGAACCAGCGGCTCCCCGTCTTCCTGATGATCGCCCAAGCCTGCGCGGGGCTGGACCTGCAGCTCGTGATCTCGCTCGGCGGCGGCAGCGACCCGGCCGCGCTGGGGGGCCTTCCCGGCGACCCGATCGTCGTCGGCTTCGCCCCCCAGCTCGAACTGATCGGGCGAGCGCGCCTGACCATCGGCCACGGCGGGCTGAACACGACGCTCGAATCGCTCGAGAAGGGCGTTCCGACGGTCGTCCTGCCGGTGACGAACGACCAGCCTGGCGTCGGAGTCCGGGTCGAGCACGCGGGCGTCGGCCGCTCGGTCCCCGTCGCCCGCGCCTCGGCCGATCGGATTCGCGAAGCCGTCCGCACCGTCCTGGACGACCCCGGCTACCGCGAGCGGGCCTCGGCCCTGCGCGCGAGCATCGAGGCCGCCGACGGCCTGAACCGCGCGGCCGACCTCGTCGCCGCGGCCTTCGCCGCGGCGGGTCGTTGA
- a CDS encoding ComEC/Rec2 family competence protein, producing the protein MPLAPVFVALAVGVVVDRRFEPWGATAWAGGLLGFAAASLLAFRRPRLSSLALAAALAAAGGAYHHLRWTDAAADDLAAAVGETPRPAWVRGYVEEVVGRSTREGRGPGDDPRTRTRFTLRITEICDGATFLPRSGRADVSVQGDRSDLVAGQPVQVAGRLARAAGPLNPGEFDRRAHLQAQGIRLTMGVDEPSGVMPDPERGRSWRVGWLGAIRAWSRDRLIDGLDPRAAPLASALVLGRRDEIDPEIDDAFARTGTTHLLAVSGLQLQMVAWAIGLGLVVVGVPRRLRYTLVAAAAVGYAGLVGGSPSVTRSMVMTVAFCAALAASRQWRPADAMALAGTLTILVNPAFLFDVGCQLSFLAVAALFWLLPAAVAFGAEVHARVVGPPDPLDELESWNRSILHRTSDWLAYHAAQLATASAVVWAVAAPLSALQFHLFSPVGVLLNVPLIPLTSIALLAGAIKLLLAAVGATPLAWLAGLVVGRTLHLSEIVVRWGAALPWGSWYTPGPPAVSVLAFYALLALAVYLTNAGPHRDEPSPGLRRGRRLAWLLAFAWCVPGWMLAGLGRRPATLEADVLAVGHGLAVVVQTPEGKTFLYDCGRMDDPGVGRRIVAPALWSRGVSRLDAVFLSHADQDHFNGLPDVLDRFAVGEVVVAPGFVGRDNPAATFLMQDLHRRGVPVRTLAAPTAWNEGSTRFEAVHPPAGWAADAPDNARSLVLDVSHAGRRLLLTGDLEQLGLAELLSKPEPERPIDVLLAPHHGGKAANPPRLYAWARPRIVAVSQKPPVAGSADALTPLEAGDIVLLRTWRAGAILLTWSPEGIVARGFLEHERDGEGRPG; encoded by the coding sequence GTGCCGCTGGCCCCGGTGTTCGTCGCGCTGGCCGTCGGCGTGGTCGTCGACCGCCGCTTCGAGCCCTGGGGCGCGACCGCCTGGGCGGGCGGGCTGCTCGGCTTCGCGGCGGCCTCGCTGCTGGCCTTCCGGCGGCCCCGGCTTTCGAGCCTGGCCCTGGCGGCGGCGCTCGCGGCGGCCGGCGGGGCCTATCACCACCTGCGCTGGACCGACGCGGCGGCCGACGACCTCGCCGCGGCGGTCGGCGAGACGCCCCGGCCCGCCTGGGTCCGGGGCTACGTCGAGGAGGTCGTCGGCCGCAGCACCCGGGAAGGCCGGGGCCCGGGCGACGACCCGCGGACCCGGACCCGCTTCACGCTCCGGATCACCGAGATCTGCGACGGCGCGACCTTCCTGCCCCGGTCCGGCCGGGCCGACGTCTCGGTCCAGGGCGACCGCTCCGACCTCGTCGCCGGCCAGCCCGTCCAGGTCGCCGGCCGGCTGGCGCGGGCGGCCGGGCCGCTCAACCCCGGCGAGTTCGACCGCCGCGCGCACCTGCAAGCCCAGGGGATCCGCCTGACGATGGGCGTCGACGAGCCCTCGGGCGTGATGCCCGACCCCGAACGAGGCCGATCGTGGCGCGTCGGCTGGCTCGGCGCGATCCGGGCCTGGAGCCGCGACCGCCTGATCGACGGCCTCGACCCCCGCGCCGCGCCGCTGGCCTCGGCACTGGTGCTGGGGCGTCGCGACGAGATCGACCCCGAGATCGACGACGCCTTCGCCAGGACCGGCACCACCCACCTGCTCGCCGTCTCGGGCCTGCAGCTCCAGATGGTCGCCTGGGCGATCGGCCTGGGTTTGGTGGTCGTCGGCGTGCCCCGCCGGCTGCGTTACACCCTGGTGGCGGCCGCCGCCGTGGGCTACGCCGGGCTCGTCGGCGGCTCGCCGTCGGTCACGCGGTCGATGGTCATGACCGTCGCCTTCTGCGCCGCGCTCGCGGCGAGCCGGCAGTGGCGGCCGGCCGACGCGATGGCGCTCGCCGGGACGCTGACGATCCTGGTCAACCCGGCCTTCCTGTTCGACGTCGGCTGCCAGCTCTCGTTCCTGGCCGTCGCCGCCCTCTTCTGGCTGCTCCCCGCCGCGGTCGCGTTCGGCGCGGAGGTGCACGCCCGCGTCGTCGGCCCTCCCGACCCGCTCGACGAGCTGGAGTCGTGGAACCGGTCGATCTTGCACCGGACGAGCGACTGGCTGGCCTATCACGCCGCGCAGCTCGCGACGGCGTCGGCGGTCGTCTGGGCGGTGGCGGCGCCGTTGTCGGCCCTGCAGTTCCACCTCTTCTCGCCGGTCGGCGTCCTGCTGAACGTGCCGCTGATCCCGCTGACCTCGATCGCGCTGCTGGCGGGCGCGATCAAGCTGCTGCTGGCGGCGGTCGGCGCCACGCCCCTGGCCTGGCTGGCGGGGCTGGTAGTCGGTCGGACGCTCCACCTTTCGGAAATCGTCGTGCGATGGGGCGCGGCGCTGCCGTGGGGGTCGTGGTACACGCCCGGGCCGCCGGCGGTTTCGGTCCTGGCGTTCTACGCCCTGCTCGCCCTCGCCGTCTACCTGACGAACGCCGGCCCGCACCGGGACGAGCCGTCGCCGGGCCTGCGGCGGGGCCGTCGGCTCGCCTGGCTTCTGGCCTTCGCATGGTGCGTCCCGGGCTGGATGCTCGCCGGCCTGGGGCGGCGGCCGGCGACGCTGGAGGCCGACGTGCTGGCCGTCGGCCACGGCCTGGCGGTCGTCGTGCAGACGCCCGAGGGGAAGACGTTCCTGTATGATTGCGGCCGGATGGACGACCCCGGCGTGGGCCGGCGGATCGTCGCGCCGGCGCTCTGGTCGCGGGGCGTCTCGCGGCTCGACGCCGTGTTCCTGAGCCACGCCGACCAGGACCATTTCAACGGCCTCCCCGACGTCCTCGACCGCTTCGCCGTCGGCGAGGTCGTCGTCGCCCCCGGCTTCGTCGGCCGCGACAACCCGGCCGCGACGTTTCTGATGCAGGACCTCCACCGCCGCGGCGTCCCGGTGCGAACGCTGGCCGCGCCGACGGCCTGGAACGAGGGCTCGACGCGGTTCGAGGCCGTCCACCCCCCGGCCGGCTGGGCCGCCGACGCGCCCGACAACGCCCGCAGCCTGGTGCTCGACGTCTCCCACGCGGGCCGACGTCTCCTGCTCACCGGCGACCTGGAGCAGCTCGGCCTGGCGGAGCTGCTCTCGAAGCCCGAGCCCGAGCGGCCGATCGACGTCCTGCTCGCCCCCCACCACGGCGGCAAGGCCGCCAACCCGCCGCGGCTCTACGCCTGGGCCCGGCCCCGGATCGTCGCCGTCAGCCAGAAGCCCCCCGTCGCCGGCTCGGCCGACGCGTTGACGCCCCTGGAGGCCGGGGATATCGTTCTCTTACGGACCTGGCGGGCCGGCGCGATCCTCCTGACATGGTCGCCCGAGGGGATCGTCGCGCGGGGATTCCTCGAACACGAGCGGGACGGGGAGGGGCGGCCGGGATGA
- a CDS encoding DUF1648 domain-containing protein — protein sequence MSAGPDRNPLKTTALALAATYGALVVAVAATYSRLPARVASHFAADGRADGWSSRPAYAAILLLGAAAVAIFCAVPVNLARVVPDEMINLPNREYWLAPERRRETLDRLSALGLAIAAATTALFLAVHLEIVRAHREDPPRLPLAEGLVLIAGYLIALGAVVYAFGFRAWRVDERS from the coding sequence GTGAGCGCGGGACCGGACCGCAACCCCCTGAAGACGACGGCCCTCGCCCTCGCGGCGACGTACGGGGCGCTGGTCGTCGCGGTGGCGGCGACCTATTCGCGGCTGCCGGCCCGGGTGGCCTCGCACTTCGCGGCGGACGGCCGCGCCGACGGCTGGTCGTCGCGGCCCGCCTACGCGGCGATCCTGCTGCTCGGCGCGGCGGCGGTCGCGATCTTCTGCGCCGTCCCCGTCAACCTGGCGCGGGTCGTGCCCGACGAGATGATCAACCTCCCCAACCGGGAGTACTGGCTCGCGCCCGAGCGTCGCCGCGAGACGCTCGACCGCCTGTCGGCGCTGGGCCTGGCGATCGCCGCCGCGACGACCGCTCTCTTCCTGGCGGTCCACCTGGAGATCGTCCGGGCGCATCGCGAGGACCCGCCCCGCCTGCCGCTCGCCGAGGGGCTGGTCCTGATCGCGGGCTACCTGATCGCCCTTGGCGCGGTCGTCTACGCCTTCGGGTTCCGCGCCTGGCGGGTCGACGAGCGGTCGTGA
- a CDS encoding alpha/beta hydrolase yields the protein MTWLIATVGVGAGIVAGLALAVVEFGAWALVTPRRISDPPPDPKRDAGTPGAGAWSPGETIRVTAADGVELAGRWVPAERPTGRVMILIHGFIDGPAMMLLDRGPAILARGWSVAAIDLRGYGASQGPYSSFGGREADDLHAWLDALAGLVPPGEPFVPVVWGRSMGAAIALRAAVEDDRVRALVLEAPMVDLQASVATFMRKRKLPMAPALSRLVVRRAGKIAGTSLARPRALEMAPRFDRPVIVVHGRDDDLIPTALARRLADAFPTPAPFLEVPGAKHADVARVGGRPLLEEVLDFVDRSI from the coding sequence ATGACGTGGTTGATCGCGACCGTGGGTGTCGGCGCGGGGATCGTGGCCGGCCTGGCGCTGGCGGTCGTGGAGTTCGGCGCGTGGGCGCTCGTCACGCCCCGGCGGATCTCCGACCCCCCGCCCGATCCCAAGCGCGACGCCGGGACGCCCGGGGCCGGCGCGTGGTCGCCGGGCGAGACGATCCGCGTCACCGCGGCCGACGGCGTGGAGCTGGCGGGGCGGTGGGTGCCCGCGGAGCGGCCGACGGGCCGGGTGATGATCCTGATCCACGGGTTCATCGACGGCCCCGCCATGATGCTGCTCGACCGCGGCCCGGCGATCCTCGCCCGCGGCTGGAGCGTCGCGGCGATCGACCTGCGGGGCTACGGCGCCAGCCAGGGCCCCTACTCCAGCTTCGGCGGCCGCGAGGCCGACGACCTGCACGCCTGGCTCGACGCCCTCGCCGGCCTCGTCCCCCCCGGCGAGCCCTTCGTCCCCGTCGTCTGGGGCCGCTCGATGGGCGCGGCGATCGCGCTCCGCGCCGCCGTCGAGGACGACCGCGTCCGCGCGCTGGTGCTGGAGGCGCCGATGGTCGACCTGCAGGCGTCGGTGGCGACCTTCATGCGCAAGCGGAAGCTGCCGATGGCCCCCGCGCTCTCGCGGCTCGTCGTCCGTCGCGCCGGGAAGATCGCCGGCACGTCGCTGGCCCGCCCCCGGGCCCTGGAGATGGCCCCGCGCTTCGATCGGCCGGTGATCGTCGTCCACGGCCGCGACGACGACCTGATCCCGACGGCCCTCGCCCGACGCCTCGCCGACGCCTTCCCCACGCCCGCCCCGTTCCTCGAAGTCCCCGGCGCGAAGCACGCCGACGTCGCCCGCGTCGGCGGCCGTCCGCTGCTGGAAGAAGTTCTGGACTTCGTCGACCGGTCGATCTGA